The Arachis ipaensis cultivar K30076 chromosome B07, Araip1.1, whole genome shotgun sequence genomic interval GTCAAGGCAGAAAAAATAAGCAAGATCAGCTTGGAATAACATAATGGACATTGACGATAATTTGACAGAAAGAATCATAATAAAAAGTGTTAGACTTATCAATTCCAAACTGATGTTAACTTTAAAATATTGGACTAACAAGGAtactaaatgaaaaaaaaaaaaaaatatatatatatatatatatagtgggaAGAACCTTAAGCAATAGTGCAGCTCGAATACACAGGCATTCATATTTTAGTGCAGGCCCAATAGTAAGACTGTAGCAATTCAAAACTTCATTACATGCCTCAATTCCATAATAAGGACCATCATTCAAGGTCTTTTCAGCGTATTTTATTAGTTTCCTGCAGTAGTCAATCTATAAAACCCAGTTAGTCAATGCCAAACCAGAGAATTATATCGCTAGATTCACCACAGATCGGCAACAAAAGCATAATAGTTTATAGaataatataaaatacaataaaaaatcgagagagaaaaaaaagtgcATACCTTTGCAGCAACATTCTTTTTTATTGAAAATCCATTTGGGAAAACACTGGATATAGAAGGTTGCAATTCCATTCCATTAATTGTTGGAGAATATGTCATTAGTTTTGATACATCTCCTGAAGTATATTGCATGTCATTCAATCCAGCTGCATGGTACATGAATGAGTATGACTTCAATAAGTAGTGTAGTTTATATAACATGGTAATAAACAACAAACAGAATAGATGTTATTAACATATTATATCTATATGGTTATGAATAGATCTTGTTGATCAAAAAGGAAGGTTATGAATAGATCTTGTTGACCCAAATAAAAGCTTATGAATAGATCTTTGATAACACCCAAATCCATACCATACCCGCACCTagacaataatgtgatttattgtTCATCAATGAAGACTTGATACTAAATGATGATTACAACAgtaacaacaaagccttgtcccacagTTTTGGACTGCTAAATTATTCAAGCCACAGCATAACATCCCATCATATAGATAAAACTGGATCTTGGTCGTGTTCAAGATGCATATCGAAATATCCAAAATTATAAATCACCATTTAGGATAATGTAATATAAAAAAAGCCTTGGTTACTTATTATTGTTGCTACTATTGATGCAAGTACCCAACAATCCAATCAAACAAAATACGATAAAAATCACATCACAGTAATACTAGTGTGATATAAACAACTAAACAAGACATGGTTcaatttaaaatgctttaccaTGATTAACATTCATCAAGTAAACATGCTCTCCACTATAGCTAAGGAGAACCTCATCTCCATCAGGACCAAATGTAACATGAGTTAAGTGCAAGCTTGGATGTCCCTGAAAGAACCAAGACCCAATTTGAGTGCAACAATGGTTGGCTTGAAGTTCCAGTAAGAGTTACATGTGCATAATATCCTAAGGGGAAATTGTTGAGTAATAGAGACCACAGTAAGTCATAACACATGGAATTTGATATGCAGAATTAAAGGTTCACAATACAGATCACCTATTTTTTAGTACGGCACATTAAACACTACTTAGGTTTGATGTAGACATTCTTAGGATATTACTACTACTATCAGAATTTTTTTCCACCGTAGCCATGTCAATGTTGGACATTGCTAGGAATTTTTCCCAAAACCCTCTACAAAATCAACAACACACCATTACCTCTACCATCCCTGCCATTCCACAGTCGGTGCCAAATCTACATGACCACTACCACCATAACCGCATTTGAGACTTTTGTCATGCCCAATTGCTGCCACCTCCCCACAAGATCTAAGCAAGCTCAAAACTGCAGAGGATGTTGGCTTTGCAATGGAATCCAAAGAAGTTATTCAAGAGCATGGACTGCAGTTGGAggcttggttcaagtggcatATCGTATGCCCCCCCAAACAGCCACATCCAGGTTCGAATCTGGCTTTAGCCAGTAATGGAAAAAGGAACCCATGTAGGGTGTGTAAAACGTGGGTGTGTTGTGTTGTaaagacccaaaaaaaaaaaaaaacagagtatGTACTGCTGCCATCTTGAAATATGATCAGCATGCCAAATGGCAGGAATTCAACATAATAATACAGCCACTACCAATCCCTACAAACAGGAAGACATACCCAATGATGCAGGAATATTGCATTCATTGAACCCTTCAACATCTGAATTTCATATTCCAAACCAAAACATATCTTTGACAGGAACCTTAAAATATATCTATATCCCCATTGAGAATTCATTTTTATGAGGAAAAAGAACTTGCAATAATTGATCAAAAGCAGATATAATAGATCAAAAAACACAGAACTAACACGATCAGAAAGATGCATTGGACAGAAATAATTGACACAAGGTGGTGGTGACATTCTTTTCCGACAGGAGCTCAAAGGTGGTAGCATCCTCCGATCATACAAGCGAGCAAAAGCATCACTGAACAAAATAGAGAATTTAATATCAATATGTAATATGTATTAAAAAAGTTATGAAGGGAAATAAATAACATGTAGCAACATAAAAGAATATTTACCTTCCTCCAACAAGGAGCAGATGTGGTCTAGTTGAGCTGATATCACAAGATTTTAGGGCTAGAACTTGTTTAGGAGGATCAGCAAGTGACCTTTTGGCTCCACTCCGTAAGTCGAGCTGGGGTTCCGTATTAaacatgaaaataataaataaaatatgccACGGATTCTAGCTTTTGAAAACAACATGGTTTTCCTAACAAACTTCCAGTGAGAAATTCTAATAACTATATCATAGAAAGATTTGACCCTAACTGCTTTTGGTATGCAAGGCATGTAATTTTAAGAATATTAAGATAACCATGTGAGATCATGTCATCAAGTATGCAACTCATAAGCGCCTGCCATAGAGCCATATGTGAATTTCATCCTATTGATCTCCCTTGATATGCCTCAGTAATAAAGGTTTCACATGTGCACTAATGTAGGATTTATTAACAACAATAATTATTGCAACATGCGATGGTTTGAAAAGTACGCAAATATTGCTAGAGAAACACTTGAGTTCAAAACTGACAAGCAGGAGGAATTACAAGAAGTTAAACCACTTACTAGAACACTTCTACACTCTTGGTGCGAAGATCCTGCTGGCGGACAAGATGTTCCCTCTCGAAAATCATGCTGCCTCAAGGTCCCATCTTCACTAGCACTCCATACCATGTTAGGGTTTCCATTTTCAACCTACACAAAATGAATATATAACAATGAAGCCTTACAGATAATAGGATGCAAATAAAATCAGATACTCCCATGTAAATTATGTTGTGAAActatttcaatttaaaattgtCTTGGTCCACATGACTCACAGCCAACTTCTTGACTCTCCTTGTGTGGCATTGGTAAAGTGCTGATGGAGCAATGGCATTTTCAGCAGATCCATTTAAGTGAGACAAATTAAATAATCGGACCTGCCAAACGGAAAAATATATTATGATAGATGACTAAATTTGCACAAGCCACTTAAAACTATTGAATGAATCATGGAATTACTTCAGCATCTCCAGCTCCCGAGACTACAATCTCATCAGAAGTTTCTGGTATAAACTTTGTACAGAAAATATTTGCAGTATGACCAGTGTCAATCGAATGTAGAAGTTTCCGATCAGCATAGTTCCAAATATTGATCTGGAAATATTACACACAATTCAGTGCCTTTTGCTACTCTAAAAGCCCATATAAAGAAAGAACTGGAATAATTTGCTCTATCACTCTCTTTTCATATATTTTAAGATTGAACTCGTCAAACAAGTCCGGTCTTTAAAATATAAGATGTAAATCGTAACTTTTATGGaatatgaattttatatttttattgaagaGATAAGAGTAGCTAAATATAGATAGAAAGATAAGCTATtgcacgagaagaaagacaatTAGATTATAAAATCCAAGTATTATTCTTAGTACAGTGTCCTCCCTCCCTCCTGATCAACCAGTCTACTTGTTAAGGGAAATGAAAGCATGCACAAGCACAATATGCAGAAGAGATGTTGATCATGTGGAAGGCAAAAAGCCCATTTAGCCAAGGAAGAAGAAATTCCATCTTAATTCCAAATGGAGATGAATTTTCACACGGGAGAAATATATTCGTGGAACAGGCACACGCAATAGTTTCGCGGACTTGAAACCCTTAAGCTTATTTCTCTTATATTATTATAGACATAGATTCCCGCAGCGGGCGGGGGGCAGGGGAGTGGGGGGGCGATTAAAAAGAAGAAGTATCTCCTATATAAGATCTTGCTCAGCATCTTTTTATCTGTTTTTACATCAGAACTACCACTTAGCTGCTAATATAGATTACAGTTTTTTTAAGATTAAAGTTGCCATACCCGTGTATCATCTGATCCAGATATCAATAATGAGCCTCTGGAATTCCAAGCCACAGCATTGACACAGCCAAGGTGGCCCTGCTCAAATCATAGCAAGCGGATACTCAGTAAAAATATAACAATGAATGTGAGGGTACGTCACATGGCAAATGAAGCAAACAGCTAAACGCTGGAAGACAATCTATATTCCAATCATGTGTGAGAAATGGCAGCATTCTTAAGAACCTGATATCTACTTCCTACCTGGTTCAAGAAGATAACATAAAGAACAGATACACAAGAGAACATTCAAATAATTCCCAGGGTCATAATAGGCAAAAAAGGATGAATATGCTAATGCCAGTGTAGTAACAAACTCATGATACAGTACCACAGTATAGCAGTGTTGTTAactccaaaaataaataaaaggagtcACACTGCAATGCGCGAGCAATCACACAATCACTATTTAAAAACCCTATATAGCAATACACTAAtttcttttcactttcttttaccGATATGCACATGTCACAAATTTTCCAGAATACAATAATCCTACAAGAACAGAAGAACAACACAGCTACATACTCCTTACTTTCAAATActcaaaaaacaaaagaaaagaaatacaAAAGTGATCAAACATGAACTTTCTAATTCATCGTATGAAAGTGATAATATGAATATAAAGCATCTTACCAACCTCTAACTCTCTCTCCTGAGTAAGCCTGCGAATCAACGAGGAGTGTGTCTGCAACCTATGATTAACATCCTaataaaaaacaagaaaacatttCGGTAATTATTTCAAGATATTAAAAAAGTAGGAATCGCGAAGTAGTAAACCCTTCGAAaggaaaataatagaaaaagaagaaggatgaTACTTGGCGAGAGTGAAGGTATCGGGTTTCGAGAATATGGTGGATGTTGCCATCGTGGAAAGGAACAGAGTCcattgcagaagaagaagaagagcgaGTCGTCGTCGTTGTCGATCGCCGTGAATTTCATCAACAGCAGCTGAGTCGGTTACACTTGGTCTGTGGTGCAATCCTCTGCACTCACCCCTATGTTATACacacttctcttctcttctcaatTATTCCCTTTTTTTCTGGTGTgtcttaaaagttaaaactttctttttttattttaaaattttaattttgatgtatataAAGGAAGACTCTTCGTGTAAAGTGGTTAGTTAAGAACTattaaatgatttgacatatttaataaaattattatttaataatttttatctaACAACTTCACATGAAAATTTATATTCATCGGCTCATCGTATANNNNNNNNNNNNNNNNNNNNNNNNNNNNNNNNNNNNNNNNNNNNNNNNNNNNNNNNNNNNNNNNNNNNNNNNNNNNNNNNNNNNNNNNNNNNNNNNNNNNNNtaaagtataattttttttataattaaataagtaAATAGTTAAAATAATCTCTAAAAAATCACGCGAATTTTAATTTGATCtcgaaagattttttttaaaaatcattcTCGAAAGAGTTTTAATAAATCACGTTAGTCTTTTCGTCAATTCTCTCGTTAACGCCGTTAACGAAAGTTGACATAGCATGTTAGGATCCATGTCAGCAGACCCCATCCATCCTAGTTGTCTGCCAGCACGACTACTTTATGAAATTTCGTAAAATTAATCCCTAACTAATAACTCTAATCCCATCATAGTGTATATATGTCTCCGTACGTTGAGTGCAGTTGCAGAGGTTCAGAGACCTATATTGGAGCTTGCCGGCATGATGGGTGGTGGAAACAGAGGTCGTCGTGGATGGGTCTCCTGTCACTCAGTTGGTAGCTATGGGTCTAGCTCGTTTATgcgaagaaagaggaagaatgaaGACCTTATATGTCATTATGGATTGAAGACGATTAAGAAATCTAGAACTTTAGAGAACCCAGATAGATTGTTCCATACATGTCCAAGATAGGAACGAGTTATCCTCATAAATTTCTTTATCTTCAATATTCTTACTAGTTGTGGGGGTTTTCAACCGTAGGATTCCTTAAATTTCTATAGAAGGACAGCCATTGCAACTTCTTCAAGTGGGTTGATgaagatgaatatgatggagAAAATGGAGATACAGAAATTAATGCGAAAGTAGAGAGCAATCATGATGAGTGGAAAGTAAACATTGCATGGAGAATGGGGAGTTTGGAAGCAGAAGTGAGATTTGCAAGAATGCTAATGACCTTTATGTTCATTGGATTGATAATTGTAATTTTAgggtgtgtttggattacagtgtACAAACGGGAGtttgaataaaattgattttgcaaacttaattttgatgaaaagtaggTTTGTGTTAAGATGACttatgtttggcaatctttgcatcaaaatgaattatagtaaaataaatgttgtttagattatactactcaaaattacttttagataaaaaattactaaaatagacaccaacttaaataatttttgtatattatcttatcattttaatttagatatttaaatagatcttattaattaattctataataaaattaatatttatacactaaaataaaaataatatataaaaattggcaaaatatatttttaattaaaactaacaaaatataaattttagagagtactaagaataataaaaaaattaaatatttatcttggtagtaattgaaataaataaaaaaaatttatgatatttttttatatagtatatttttagtactctTAATACTCTTTTTTAATATgctataatttattattattattattattattattattattattattattattattattattattattattattattattattattattattattattattattattattattattattattattattattattattattattattattattattattattatttacaattaattttttatttaatttactttacctaatagaatcaataaatcatattataaaaagataataaaaataatacaaaaaattacaattataaaagtgtataatatcaaataaataattaataaaaaataaaaataataaataatagaaaaaaagagttcatgtaaacaaaaataataagaattccataaataatataataacatgTGTACTATACCAATATCCTCGGCCATTAGCAACAACCGAGAATAAGTCAAACGAACAAGCAAATCCAAACCGAGAATCTCGGTAAAACAAATACAAACCGAGAATCTCGGAAAAACAAATACTCGGAACTAACCTGAACTCTCATTCCTCAACTCCAGCTCACTAAAAGCTCAACGGATATTCCCCATGTACTGCCTATAAAAGCAGGACCAAGACCCCATCAAGGGCAAGATACACACATcacattaattattttttcaGCATTTATTATTATCGTATTATCTTTATTATCTCTTTTGCTGACTTGGGCGTCGGAATCCTTTTTGCAGGACCCACCCTGACGACCACGTTCCTAAGAAGAAACCTCCGAAGATTGATCGGTTGACATTGACGTTATACCTCGGAAGCGTATCATTGtacggaacatttggcgcccaccgtggggcccaaCTTAGTTGACCTCACATTACTCTTTtgctttctcttcttttctccatTTTCAGGTGTACTCATATGGCAGTAAACGGAGCTCCGCAGCCCACCACGGCGGAACTGATGGCCATGATGACCGAGCTTCAGGCCGAGGTTAGAAAAATCGCTGAACAGTCATCCAAGAACCGTGGTGTGGAGAACTCAAAAGGTTCCGGAGAAAACAATACAAATGCCCGTGAAGTGGACGAAGTCATTCCACCAAAGGAGAAATTCACCCTCGACAACCCCTTTTCAGAGGGAATCATAAACTTCCAAATGCCAAAGAACTTCGTGCTGCCCACGGGCCTCAAGCCTTACGAGGGATTTGGCAACCCCCGCGTCCACATAAAAAAGTTTCAGTCTATGATGTTCTTTAACGGTGCCTCTGACCCTGTACTCTGTAGATCTTTCCCGACTTATTTGGATGGAGCTGCTTTACTCTGGTTTTCTAAAATTCCTGCAGGTTCAATTTCTTGCTTCGAGGAGTTAGCTAGATCTTTCATCGACTATTTTGCGGCCTCGCGGATATatgtgtgatgcgtgagcatcttgtctatcttttcctagtgaatttgcatctaaattgttgaatttaattaagaattaattatattttagccactatggatgctattttgagttttgtacaatactgtttattttaggtagcatttggcggaatttgatggagtttctgcagagaaagagaagaagccaaggagatgaccagcgaataccgacgcggacgcatggctcacgcgaccgcgtcattcatgaa includes:
- the LOC107606192 gene encoding WD and tetratricopeptide repeats protein 1 isoform X2, which encodes MDSVPFHDGNIHHILETRYLHSRQDVNHRLQTHSSLIRRLTQERELEGHLGCVNAVAWNSRGSLLISGSDDTRVRLFNLSHLNGSAENAIAPSALYQCHTRRVKKLAVENGNPNMVWSASEDGTLRQHDFREGTSCPPAGSSHQECRSVLLDLRSGAKRSLADPPKQVLALKSCDISSTRPHLLLVGGSDAFARLYDRRMLPPLSSCRKRMSPPPCVNYFCPMHLSDRGHPSLHLTHVTFGPDGDEVLLSYSGEHVYLMNVNHAGLNDMQYTSGDVSKLMTYSPTINGMELQPSISSVFPNGFSIKKNVAAKIDYCRKLIKYAEKTLNDGPYYGIEACNEVLNCYSLTIGPALKYECLCIRAALLLKRKWKNDAHMAIRDCCAARKIDNYDYKALYYMSDALSQLGRHKEALDFAVAAQLLAPSIPEVAERVEKAKKDISSAEAEKNNKTNDGGSRFDSRGGRILSLSDILYRSEANSDASQDGPRSERDDSDYDEELELDFETSMSGDEGHDVESNILHGSLNLRIHRRGDSRESTGANGTVESPSSSSQNDKAYQSEAAIDMNQRFIGHCNVGTDIKQASFLGQRGEFVASGSDDGRWFIWEKRTGRLIKMLNGDESVVNCVQCHPFDFVVATSGIDSTIKLWTPSAPVPSAVAGGAAGPETADVLVAMESNQQKLSRGRDSILPFELLEPFRMHEFPEGSLRLRPFECAQS
- the LOC107606192 gene encoding WD and tetratricopeptide repeats protein 1 isoform X1; the encoded protein is MDSVPFHDGNIHHILETRYLHSRQDVNHRLQTHSSLIRRLTQERELEGHLGCVNAVAWNSRGSLLISGSDDTRINIWNYADRKLLHSIDTGHTANIFCTKFIPETSDEIVVSGAGDAEVRLFNLSHLNGSAENAIAPSALYQCHTRRVKKLAVENGNPNMVWSASEDGTLRQHDFREGTSCPPAGSSHQECRSVLLDLRSGAKRSLADPPKQVLALKSCDISSTRPHLLLVGGSDAFARLYDRRMLPPLSSCRKRMSPPPCVNYFCPMHLSDRGHPSLHLTHVTFGPDGDEVLLSYSGEHVYLMNVNHAGLNDMQYTSGDVSKLMTYSPTINGMELQPSISSVFPNGFSIKKNVAAKIDYCRKLIKYAEKTLNDGPYYGIEACNEVLNCYSLTIGPALKYECLCIRAALLLKRKWKNDAHMAIRDCCAARKIDNYDYKALYYMSDALSQLGRHKEALDFAVAAQLLAPSIPEVAERVEKAKKDISSAEAEKNNKTNDGGSRFDSRGGRILSLSDILYRSEANSDASQDGPRSERDDSDYDEELELDFETSMSGDEGHDVESNILHGSLNLRIHRRGDSRESTGANGTVESPSSSSQNDKAYQSEAAIDMNQRFIGHCNVGTDIKQASFLGQRGEFVASGSDDGRWFIWEKRTGRLIKMLNGDESVVNCVQCHPFDFVVATSGIDSTIKLWTPSAPVPSAVAGGAAGPETADVLVAMESNQQKLSRGRDSILPFELLEPFRMHEFPEGSLRLRPFECAQS